From Pelotomaculum schinkii, the proteins below share one genomic window:
- the hydG gene encoding [FeFe] hydrogenase H-cluster radical SAM maturase HydG, which yields MEKTYCADFINESLINQLLEETASIPDSEVESIIEKAKAAKGLTPREVAALIQLEDPELLQKMFAAALYIKEKIYGKRIVMFAPLYLSSYCVNGCVYCGFHSTSDAVRKKLSMEEIREEIEAMEELGHKRVMLDMGEDPKNAPIEYVTEAMKTIYDTMKDNGSIRRINVQIAATTVEDYQKLKAAGIGTYILFQETYHRETYAKMHPYGPKRDYDWHTTALDRAMEGGIDDVGMGALFGLYDYRFEVVALIFHALHLEEKFGVGPHTISFPRLRAAEDVDLSAFPYLVNDDQFKKIVAVFRLAVPYTGLIISTREKPGYRDEVIDLGISQMSAASCVGIGGYKKKLEEIKNGISLEEESTPQFEVEDTRTPDEILRHLCESGYIPSYCTACYRKGRTGDRFMPLAKSGEIQNVCQPNAILTFKEYLIDYAGPETREIGERTIQKHLEMIPDPRIKQMTISELKKIEEGTRDLYF from the coding sequence ATGGAAAAAACCTATTGTGCGGACTTTATTAACGAATCTTTAATCAATCAACTGTTGGAGGAAACGGCTTCCATCCCTGATAGCGAAGTGGAGTCCATTATTGAAAAAGCAAAAGCGGCAAAAGGCCTAACCCCCCGTGAGGTGGCGGCTTTAATCCAGTTGGAAGATCCAGAGTTGCTGCAAAAAATGTTTGCCGCCGCTTTATACATTAAAGAAAAGATTTATGGAAAAAGGATCGTGATGTTTGCGCCTCTATATTTGAGCAGTTACTGTGTGAACGGCTGTGTTTACTGTGGTTTTCACAGTACCAGCGACGCGGTCCGCAAAAAATTGTCCATGGAAGAAATCCGCGAAGAAATAGAGGCCATGGAAGAGCTAGGCCATAAGCGAGTAATGCTGGATATGGGGGAAGATCCCAAAAATGCTCCTATTGAATACGTAACAGAGGCGATGAAAACAATTTATGATACCATGAAGGACAACGGTTCCATCCGGAGGATCAACGTCCAGATTGCCGCCACTACCGTGGAAGACTATCAAAAGTTGAAAGCGGCCGGTATTGGCACGTATATTCTTTTCCAGGAGACCTACCACCGGGAAACGTATGCCAAAATGCATCCCTACGGTCCCAAACGGGATTATGACTGGCATACCACCGCATTGGACAGAGCTATGGAAGGCGGCATCGACGATGTGGGGATGGGAGCGCTTTTTGGCCTTTACGACTACCGGTTTGAAGTAGTGGCTCTTATATTCCATGCTTTACACCTGGAAGAAAAGTTTGGCGTGGGTCCTCACACCATTTCCTTCCCGCGCCTGCGAGCGGCGGAGGATGTGGATTTAAGCGCCTTTCCCTATCTGGTTAACGATGACCAGTTCAAAAAAATAGTGGCGGTTTTCCGCCTGGCGGTGCCTTATACCGGCTTGATCATCTCTACCCGTGAAAAACCCGGCTACAGGGACGAAGTCATTGACCTGGGCATATCCCAAATGAGCGCCGCTTCCTGCGTCGGCATAGGCGGATACAAGAAGAAGCTGGAGGAAATCAAAAACGGTATTAGTCTGGAAGAAGAAAGCACTCCTCAATTTGAGGTGGAGGACACCCGGACTCCCGATGAAATTCTCCGCCATCTTTGCGAATCCGGCTATATTCCAAGTTACTGCACCGCCTGTTATCGCAAAGGCAGAACGGGAGACCGGTTTATGCCCCTGGCCAAAAGCGGGGAAATTCAAAACGTCTGTCAGCCCAACGCCATATTGACGTTTAAAGAATATCTGATAGACTACGCCGGTCCGGAAACCAGAGAAATTGGGGAGAGGACTATTCAAAAGCATTTAGAAATGATCCCGGATCCCAGGATTAAACAGATGACTATTAGTGAATTAAAGAAAATAGAAGAAGGTACAAGAGACTTATATTTTTAG
- a CDS encoding YcdB/YcdC domain-containing protein has product MKYRDLVASRLFALVLALGFFVTQVAIGPPQAAAADAPEKIAAPAQASDNNDKSLEAGQQAAVSLEQAIKIARGAFPVPADFDKFTNGFEQSEQGSFWELHWNRSAKTGGYFDVRVNAQTGEIWSMSQWNPSLDGSGYQGLPAYSREQAQGIAAALAERLQPSRFQETRLQAGRDYFPPLLSQTRSQVEYSYRFARVVNGFPYLENSINVTVNGDTGEVTGFNLNWDDAASFPDPSGSISKPAAEQIFRTQASPQLYYFRPRIPGGSEVPIKLVYCLPDQRSQLLIDALTGKILDNGNYYVLYDGAGGAGMMKMPSTAREEYQLNPVEVSAVEGAKNLLTQDAALSKAKAAVNVTGEYALRSSRIEQDYLFTDQKTWHFSWEAGTEPDRKWLDISVDAASGELVSFNLNESYIWDRLGTTEPKFSEADARTVAESFIKEAQPEKWGQVVFKDAQPVMGPYLSEKQLPGAYTFVWSRVARDGIQFPDNGFTVDVNAVTGQITGFRMNWYDVDFPDPQGVMDADAAAGVFLREAPLTEAYLGLWPEDRWKGSTVKAEIYLTYHLNNQNFTMLDAFSGQPLNSEGEAVEAPSEGSGFTDLAGSPAREAVEMLADAGIISAAGGLFRPNDAVTQAELIAMLVKAGTYSEGGVRPLSTGNNEAWYQPYYEQAVQLGILQKGEQPDPDAPVTRIFMARWSIHAIGLYRVARLSDIYVLDFQDAAEIPEHLRGHAAISVAMGLLEPREGYFRPQDHVSRGEAAITLVKLLNSWK; this is encoded by the coding sequence ATGAAATATCGAGATTTGGTTGCGTCAAGGTTGTTTGCGCTGGTCCTGGCCCTTGGCTTCTTTGTGACGCAGGTTGCCATTGGGCCGCCACAAGCTGCGGCTGCGGATGCCCCGGAAAAAATTGCAGCCCCAGCCCAGGCTTCAGACAACAATGACAAGTCACTGGAAGCGGGACAGCAGGCTGCCGTAAGCCTGGAGCAGGCGATCAAGATTGCCCGGGGCGCTTTCCCGGTCCCGGCGGACTTTGACAAGTTCACAAACGGGTTCGAACAGTCGGAACAAGGGTCTTTTTGGGAACTGCACTGGAACCGCAGCGCCAAGACCGGAGGTTACTTTGATGTAAGAGTCAACGCCCAGACCGGGGAAATCTGGAGCATGTCACAGTGGAATCCTTCGCTTGACGGAAGCGGCTACCAGGGGCTGCCCGCGTACAGCAGGGAGCAGGCCCAGGGTATCGCGGCCGCCCTGGCGGAGAGATTACAGCCGTCACGTTTTCAAGAAACCCGGCTGCAGGCCGGACGGGATTACTTCCCGCCGCTTCTTTCCCAGACGCGGAGCCAGGTGGAATACAGCTATCGTTTTGCCCGCGTGGTAAACGGTTTCCCCTACCTGGAAAACAGTATAAACGTCACGGTTAACGGTGACACCGGCGAAGTAACCGGATTCAACCTGAACTGGGACGACGCCGCGAGCTTTCCCGACCCAAGCGGGAGCATCAGCAAGCCGGCGGCCGAACAGATCTTTCGTACCCAGGCAAGCCCCCAGCTTTACTACTTCCGGCCGCGTATACCAGGCGGCAGCGAGGTTCCTATAAAGCTCGTCTACTGCTTGCCCGACCAAAGATCACAGCTTCTGATCGATGCCCTGACCGGGAAAATCCTGGATAATGGGAATTACTACGTGCTTTACGACGGGGCCGGCGGCGCCGGGATGATGAAAATGCCCAGTACCGCGAGAGAAGAATATCAGCTGAACCCGGTGGAAGTAAGCGCCGTGGAAGGCGCCAAAAACCTGCTGACGCAGGATGCGGCGCTGTCCAAGGCCAAGGCGGCCGTAAATGTGACGGGCGAATACGCCTTGCGCAGCAGCAGGATTGAGCAGGACTATCTTTTTACGGACCAAAAGACCTGGCATTTTAGCTGGGAGGCCGGTACCGAGCCGGACCGGAAGTGGCTGGACATTTCCGTGGACGCCGCCAGCGGGGAACTGGTATCCTTCAACTTGAACGAATCCTACATCTGGGACAGGCTTGGAACAACAGAACCCAAATTCAGCGAGGCGGACGCCCGCACGGTTGCTGAAAGCTTTATTAAAGAAGCGCAACCTGAGAAATGGGGACAGGTAGTCTTCAAGGACGCCCAGCCGGTGATGGGACCGTATCTAAGTGAAAAGCAGCTCCCCGGCGCTTACACCTTTGTCTGGTCCCGGGTGGCCAGGGACGGCATCCAGTTTCCCGACAACGGCTTTACCGTGGATGTGAACGCAGTGACCGGGCAAATAACCGGTTTTCGTATGAACTGGTACGATGTGGACTTCCCGGACCCCCAGGGCGTTATGGACGCTGACGCCGCAGCCGGCGTCTTTCTGCGGGAGGCGCCGCTGACCGAGGCTTACCTGGGCCTGTGGCCGGAGGATCGGTGGAAGGGAAGCACGGTTAAGGCTGAAATCTACCTGACCTACCACCTGAACAACCAAAATTTCACCATGCTCGACGCCTTTTCAGGCCAACCCCTAAATTCTGAAGGAGAAGCTGTGGAAGCGCCTTCCGAAGGGAGCGGATTTACCGACCTGGCCGGCAGTCCTGCCCGGGAGGCCGTGGAAATGCTGGCCGACGCGGGCATTATCAGCGCCGCCGGCGGCTTATTCAGGCCAAACGATGCGGTGACCCAGGCTGAACTGATTGCGATGCTGGTTAAGGCCGGCACCTATTCCGAAGGAGGAGTAAGACCGCTGTCAACGGGCAATAATGAGGCCTGGTACCAGCCCTACTACGAACAAGCCGTGCAGCTGGGTATCCTGCAAAAAGGCGAGCAGCCCGACCCCGACGCTCCGGTCACCCGCATTTTCATGGCCAGGTGGTCCATCCACGCCATCGGCCTGTACCGGGTAGCCCGGCTGAGTGATATTTACGTCCTGGATTTCCAGGATGCGGCTGAAATTCCCGAACACCTGCGGGGGCACGCAGCCATCTCCGTTGCTATGGGTCTGCTTGAGCCGCGGGAGGGTTATTTCCGGCCGCAGGACCATGTATCCAGGGGTGAAGCGGCCATAACCCTGGTCAAGCTTCTGAACAGCTGGAAATAG
- a CDS encoding M24 family metallopeptidase, with protein sequence MVITNQGVRIVFENNQTCYTPQEELFTRIERLQGHLLTAGMQAALIVQNADLFYFSGTCQDAHLLIPARGEPLLMVRKNYERALEESALDKIIAVQSYKDIGRSIAGSLKNRGGIGLELDVLPANLFFRYKKMLEPLEIIDVSGAIREIRMIKSPYEIECMKECIRVTSEMYNEVPNLLKEGMTEIELSSRLELLMRVKGNQGNPRLRAFNQEAPPHVLSGRNSAYPSFFDGPTGGAGLSPAFPQGPGFKTIGRNEPILVDFSAVINGYVVDHTRIFSIGPLSDKLVEAHNTALEIKRRFIQEIKPGANGKDFYDMAVNMAEKAGLSSHFMGSGVHFVGHGLGLELDELPVIAKNHHVTLQSGMVLALEPKFVFPGEGTVGVEDTFVLTESGLEQLNMLDDSIKIL encoded by the coding sequence ATGGTAATAACTAACCAGGGGGTACGGATCGTGTTCGAGAATAATCAAACATGTTATACACCACAGGAGGAGCTATTCACAAGGATAGAAAGACTCCAGGGGCATCTGCTTACAGCCGGTATGCAAGCAGCCCTGATTGTGCAAAATGCCGATTTGTTTTATTTCAGCGGGACCTGCCAGGATGCCCACCTTTTGATTCCCGCCCGGGGCGAACCGCTTTTGATGGTTAGAAAAAACTATGAAAGAGCGCTTGAAGAAAGCGCCCTGGACAAAATTATCGCTGTACAAAGCTACAAAGACATCGGCAGAAGTATTGCCGGAAGTTTAAAAAACAGAGGCGGGATCGGGCTGGAGCTTGACGTTTTGCCGGCCAACCTGTTCTTCCGTTACAAAAAGATGCTCGAACCGCTGGAAATCATTGATGTATCGGGGGCAATCCGGGAAATCAGGATGATCAAGAGCCCCTATGAAATTGAATGTATGAAAGAATGCATCCGCGTGACTTCTGAAATGTACAATGAGGTTCCAAATCTGCTCAAAGAAGGCATGACCGAAATTGAACTATCCAGCAGGCTGGAACTGTTGATGCGGGTAAAAGGAAACCAGGGCAACCCTCGCTTGAGGGCATTTAACCAGGAGGCGCCCCCGCATGTCTTGTCGGGGCGAAACTCAGCCTACCCCAGTTTTTTCGACGGACCCACAGGCGGCGCCGGCCTTAGCCCTGCTTTCCCACAGGGACCGGGCTTTAAAACAATCGGCCGGAACGAACCCATCCTGGTTGATTTTAGCGCTGTTATCAATGGTTATGTGGTCGACCATACCAGAATTTTTTCAATCGGACCACTTTCTGACAAACTGGTCGAGGCGCACAACACCGCCCTGGAGATCAAGCGCAGGTTTATACAAGAAATAAAGCCCGGCGCCAACGGCAAGGATTTCTATGATATGGCGGTCAACATGGCTGAAAAGGCGGGGCTTTCCAGCCATTTCATGGGATCCGGCGTTCATTTCGTCGGACACGGCCTCGGATTGGAACTTGACGAACTGCCGGTCATAGCCAAAAATCACCATGTCACCTTACAGTCCGGCATGGTTTTGGCGCTGGAGCCAAAGTTCGTCTTTCCAGGGGAGGGGACGGTCGGTGTTGAAGACACTTTTGTTTTGACTGAAAGCGGCCTGGAGCAATTAAATATGCTTGACGACTCAATCAAGATACTGTGA